The Phycisphaerae bacterium nucleotide sequence ACGCCCGGCCGAAGCATCAGATGAAAAGTATTGGCAAGGATTATTTGCGAACCTGCCTCACTTAGCTGTTGAGGTAATAGACCTTTGACCGTTCCTCTTGTCCCGACCGGCATAAATACCGGTGTACGGATTTTTCCGTGAGCGGTTTGTAATGTACCGGTTCGTGCTGATGTTTCAGAGCTTTTTGTGTTTATATCGAAGACGTTCATTATTAGCGGACAGCTTAGTATAGGGTCTTTATTCGGTTGTCGGGATAATAGAAGCTCAGGATTTGTTCTGCGGTATTACCTTGTCTGGCCATCTCTCTTGCCCCGTACTGGCACAGTCCCACGCCGTGGCCGAACCCTTTACCTGCGACGAAAAGAAATTCTTTGTCCAGGCTCACTATCGTACAGCAGGCGCTTTGAATTTTGGTCCCGCTCGAATCGATTGCAAGTCGCAGGTCCTCGGCTCGCAAAAAACCTGTTTTGCCTGTCGAGCCGGTCAGTTTAACGCTCGTAATTCTCGTGAATTTATTCTCGTACTCGCTTTTTTTCACGGCTTCTATTTTCTCTATGGTTCCCAATTCCTTCAGGGATGGATACCTTTCGAGGATATTATCGCTTACGGTTTTTTTATCGAATTTGACGTCCGGCCAGTAGAATAGGCTCGGCCTTGTAGTTGTTCTGCAATAGGCGCAATTGACGCCTTTAAGCGATTCGAATTTATCGCCGAAAACATTTTCGCTGTCTTCGGTATGACCGCCGCAGGCGGAACTGTAATAAGCTGGAAACGGCTCGCAGTCCCCTGATTCCTGCTGACAGCATAATACCATCCCGCAGGTACTGTTGACCGCATCGTTTGTGCGTACCGTCTCGGCGTTGACGCCTTTGTAAACCTGGTTTGCCTGTGTGGTTTTGACGTCCCAGTTCCGGTTTTTGCCGAACTTCGTTTTTATATACAAACAGTAAGTTCTTGCCGCTATCGCCTGTGCCTTTAAGGCTTCCATTTCCCAGTAGCTGGGCATTTCAGACGCCACGACGCCGGCAAGATATGTTTCCATCGAAACATTATTAATGACCGTCATAGTCCTGCTGCCGGAATTTATAATCAGTTCGAGACCGCCGCGGTATTTCTGGTTGTCGTTAATCGCGAAAGGCTGGTTGTGCTTGGGCTGTATAATCAGGTGTTTGGTTTTGAAAAGCTGCTGGCCTGCCCATATTCCGTTGCTGTCTGTCGCAGGCTCAATTACGCAGGCGGTACCCTCAGCCTTGAATATCTCCATTGTATCGTAGTTTACAATCTCGTATTCATCGTCAATCTTGAACTGAATTTTTTGTGCGCTGTCGTCCAGCAGAACCCTTACGCTGGACAGGGACGGGCTTTGCGTTATGACCGGCTCGGAACCCTGCGGCTCGGCGACGCAGCCGCCGAGGAGAACGGACAATCCTGTGCAAAGAATTGCGATATTCCGGAATATTTTTATTCTTGGCTGCATAGCGGAATAATTAATCAATTTTTCTCAGGCTGATGCCCAGACTATCAAGAATCTTATTTATTTCCACAAGGCTGGTAGCGCCGAAATTCTTGACGCCGAGCAGTTCGGCCTCGGTTTTGGAGACAAGGTCGCCTATGGTTCTGATATTCAGATTCGCAAGGCAGTTTCTTGCCCTGACGGACAGCTCGAACTCGTCCATGCTCCTGCTGAGATTTTCGTTGTCGATATCGTCATCGGCTTCCTGCTGCTGCATACCTGCCACCAGTTGCATCTCGTCGGGGAATTTGCCTTCGGATGCCATACCGAGCCTTAAGCCTCTCGACTCGAGCATATGTTTTATCTCGGTAAGGCTTGTTTCGCCGAAGTTCTTATATGCCAGAAGTTCTGTTTCGGTTATTCTCAGTAAATCCCCGAGAGTATTTATATCCATTTTCTTAAGACAGTTTCTGCTTCTTACCGAAAGCTCGAAATCGGAGATAGGAGTTTCGAGTATCTTGGTCTGTTGGTCCTTGTTTTTCTCGATTTCTTCATCGTAGAGCATTGTTTCGGAACTGTTAATGTCCTTTTTGAAGAGGAGGGCGCGAGGGTTATTCGGATGGTATTTAAGCACCTGCTCAACGCACTTTATCGCCTTGTCGTATTGATCGGCATCTTCGTGAAGAACCGCCAGGTTAAGCAGGGCGCTTACATAAGGCGTACCGTTGTTTACGAGCTGTTTGTAATAATCCATCGCCGCTTCGTCATTGCCTCTCAGATCCAGCAGAAATGCCAGATGGAACAGTGCCTTTGAATAAAGCGGGTCAATCTCTACCGCCGTCTTATAGTTTTCAATCGCCTTATCGTAGTCTCCTTCTCTCTGCAGATGCCTGCCGAGAGTGTAATGATAAAGAGCGCTTGCCTTCTGATAATTTTCACAGGCCTTGAGAGCCTTTGCCGCGTTTTCAAAATCGCCTTTGACGCGATAAACCGCAGCCTTAGCGCAGTTGACTGCCAGCGCGTCTACTCCGGCCTTTGCGGCTTTGTCGAGCGACTCGATTGCCTTGTCGTATTGTCCTGTCTTTCGCAGGCAGAAAGCGAGTTCGAGGAATTTTTCCTTGCTGTCGTCGGCCTTTTCGAATATTTCGATTGCCTCCCGGCATTTGCCGACCATGGCAAGAGCCGCGCCAAGTGCCAGGTAATTTTTCCTGCCGGGCTTGGACAATTCCTCTTCTGTTTTTTCTGCGAATGCAATTTTGTTTCGCTCGCTCGAATTTACAAACTCTGATACCGAGATAATATCGTTGATGGTAATGGTTTCCGCGACAAATAAATCGATTTTCGGCTGACTTACTACTGACATTGTCTTTTGCTCCTAATATAACTGTTTAATTATTCTAAATTTAGGGTTTTGTTTTTTAACTCGACGCGTAAAGGAGCATTATAGCGCAAAACAAAAGATTTGCAATAGCATTTCAGGGGGTCACTTTTGCGGGCTTTAGTGCCGAAATTTAATGCCAAACCGCCGAAAATCTGCTATTCTGTGTTTGTTTCAAGGGATTGTTTATGGATAGGTTAAAACAGCTTTGTCTTCTTACCGGTATAATAATGCTGATGTCTTTGGCGGCGTTCAGTATTATCGGTGCGGTAATGGGTGCTGACTGGTCGAGATCGTTTTTTACTTCACCGGCGGGCGGTTCGCTTTGGATTACTGTCGGATTGTTGATTGTCGCCGGCCTGTTTCAATTCGGGATAATTTACAAGGCGAAATGGCCGCTCATTGTTTATCTCGGCGTTTTGCTTGTTCTCGCCGGTTCTTTCGGCAGGTGCAATTGTACTGTTTTTATCGGTTTCGTTTTGGGCTGCATCGGTCTTTTCGGCCTCTTTCGGATTAAACCGTCCGTTATGGATATTGTAATAGCCGTTCTGTTATTTCTTGCGATAGTGTTTATTTTTTATTTTCGCATAGTGCCGCGGCATTCGCAGCTTAAAAGTATTTTTTTTGTGCCTCATGTTTTCGCTTATCTGCTTTCGTATGTTTTTATGGCCAGGGCGGCTTTTTTTGCCGTCAGTCAATTGTTCGGCAAAACGCCCCAAAGCGAAACTTCCGCATACAGGTTTGTTTGTATGGGTTTTCCTCTTATGACTGCCGGCCTTGTTCTCGGCAGCGTATGGGCGGCCTCTGCATGGGGTGATTGGTGGAGCTGGGACCCAAAGGAAATGTTTTCCCTTGCCGTTTGGCTGGTCTTCGCCGCGTTTCTGCATTTCAGATATTTATACCGGCAAAGATTTTTGCGTTTGAACAGTATTTGGATTATAATAGGTTTCATATTGATTATACTTTGTTTTTTGTGGGTAAATTTCTCGAAAATTTTCGCGGGCCTTCATAGTTATACCAGTTAAGCCTGCCCGCCGCGGATGGAGCCGGGATTTGTTATGAATATCGTTTTTCAGGGTGTTGATTTTAGAAATTGTCCTGCCGATGCTGCCGGAAAGCTTGCTCTCGACCTGCAGCGGCAGAAAAATTTCCTGCATTCCTGCCGGCGATTCCCTGAAATAAGCGATGCCATCGTATTGAACACCTGCAACAGGCTTGAGTTTTATTTTTACGCGAAAAAGCAGTTCGACATCTCCGCGTTTGTCGATGATTTTATTTCACATGATTTATGGAATGAGCACAAACAGACTTTATACGGCCTTGACGCTGCCGGGCATCTTTTCAATGTCGCCGCCGGCCTCGAATCGCAGATTATCGGCGAAAATGAAATTTTTTCGCAATTAAAATCCGCCTACAGCTTCGCCCTGCGCTGCGACAGCGTAAAATTTATGTTCCATCGTCTCCTCCACAGTTCGTTTCGCGTCGCGAAAGCCGTAAGGACTCATACCGATATAAATACCGGTGCGCTGTCTGTCGCACAGGCCTCCGTCGAACTTGCAGCCGGTAATTTTTCCGCCTGTGGTGAGTTTGTCGAATCCATCGGCAAAATGAAAGTCCTTGTAATCGGCTCCGGCTCGAACGCCGAACTTATTGTAAAACATCTAATCAGAAAAAATGTTGCCGATATTACTGTCGCCGCCAGGAACAAGGAAGCAGGGGTGCGATTAATTGAAAAAACATCGGCAGGTAAATTTTTACAGTTAAATGAATTGAAAAGCTGTCTTCCGGATATTGATATTGTTTTTACCGCTGCCGCCTCTCAAAAGCCTTTAATAACGGCAGAAACGCTCGATAAAAACCGGGCTAAGCCCCTGATTGTAATAGATTTGTCTGTGCCGCCAAATGCCGAGCCTGAAGTTGTGGAAATAGATAATATAAAACTTTTCAATATTGATAGTCTAAACGAAATTATCGATAGTAATAACCGCAAACGCCGAACCGAGATTCCCAAAGCAAAGGCGATAATAGATGAGCATCTGCAATTATTTTCCCGCTGGCTCGAAGATTCGAAAGTGGCGGTTCGATGAATATGATACGAATAGCAACTCGTTCGAGCTGTTTGGCTCTTATCCAGGCGCAGATTGTCGTCGAGGCAATCTCGAAACATAAGCCCGGCATTGATTTTGAAATTGTCGAGATAAAAAGTCAGGGCGACATCGACAAAAAAAGTCCTCTCTGGAAATTATCCGAAACAGGTTTCTTTACTGCTGCCGTCGAAAACGCTCTTTGCGAAAACAAAGCCGATATCGCCGTTCACAGTTACAAGGATTTGCCGATATCGGAAACCTCCGGCCTTGTTACCGCCGCCGTTCTGGACAGAAGATTTTGTCAGGATTGTTTAATCGGCAAAGGGAAAATTAAATCGCTGAATGATTTGCCCAAAGGCGCAAAGATTGGAACTTCAAGCCTCCGCCGTAAGGCTCAGCTTTTACATAAAAGACCAGATTTGATTTGTGAGCCGATAAGGGGCAACGTGCATACGAGAATAAATCAGGTCGAAAAGGGCCAATTTGACGGCACCGTCCTTGCTTATGCCGGAATCGAAAGACTTGGATTAACTGAAAAGATTTCTCTTTGCTTCGACCCCATAGATTTTATTCCAGCGCCTGCTCAGGGTGCCTTAGCCGTTCAGGCAAAAGCCGGCGACAATGAAATTTTAAAATTACTTGCTGAAATTGATGATAAGATTTCCCGAATCACTTCTGATGCCGAGCGCCTCGTTTGGCATCATTTAAAAGCGGGCTGTCACGCCCCGGCAGGCGTATTCGCGCAGATTACAGGCGACAATATGACAATTTACGCCTTTGTCGCCGACGAAAACGGCCGCAAATTTATCAATCGCAAAAAGCAGGGCCACGTTAAATCCGCAAAAAAAATCGCGCAGGATTTGGCATCTGAACTTTTAAACTCAGGCGCGGGAGAGTTATTGAAGAATGGCTAATGGAAAAGTTTATATTGTTGGCGCCGGCCCCGGCGGCAGCGGCCTTATCAGCGTTCGCGGCAGCGAGCTTCTCCGCCGAGCCGACTGCGTTCTTTATGACAGACTCATCGGCGAAGAATTGCTGAATCTTGTTCCGAAAAAAGCCGAAACGATTTACGTCGGCAAAGAGCATAAAAATTCCATCAAACAGAAAGACATAAACAAACTGATTATCGAAAAGGCCCGCGTTTATAAAACAATCGTAAGGCTCAAAGGCGGCGATGCCCTAATTTTCGGCAGGGCGACAGAGGAATTAAAATGCCTTGCCGATAACAAAATTGATTTTGAAATTATCCCCGGCATTACCGCCGCTTCTGCCGCCGCCGCTTGCGCAGGCGTAGTTCTTACGGACAGAAACACCGCCTCATCGGTAACTTTTATAACGGGTCATACCGCCGATGGCAGGGAAGTTAATATCGATTTTAAAAGCCTTGTAAAACTCAAAGGCACAATTGTTTTTTATATGGCCGTTGGAAATTTAAATCGCATCTGCAAAGGATTGATTAAGGCGGGCCTTGCGGCCAATACCAATACTGTTGTCGTGGCAAACGCCTCGCTGGCAAATCAGAGAATCGTTAAAGGCACCGTTTCCGATATCGCCGAAAAATGTGCGGAGAATAGAATCGAACCGCCTGCGATTGTAATAATTGGCAAAAATTGTTTCCCCTGGCTGGCCGATAAACCGTTATTCGGGAAAAAAGTTTTAATGACCCGTGATTCTGCCGGCAACGCCGACTTTGCCTGCAAACTTACCGCACGCGGCGCAACCGCCGTAAGCCGGCCGACCTTTGAAATTCAGGACTTCACCGGCAAAAAGGATTTTAAACGGGTTGTTGAAAAGATAAAAAATTTCGACTGGGTCTTTTTTACAAGCCCGACAGGCGTAAAATTATTTTTCAATGCGTTGGAAAGATTGAATAAAGACGCCGGCGTTTTTGCCTCCGCTAAAATCGCATGCATCGGCTCGGAAACCGCCGGCGCACTTGAAGATTTTGGCATAAAAGCTGATTTTGTACCGAAAAAGTTTACCTCGAACGACCTGGCGAAGGAATTTATAAAAAAATATAAACCGAGCGGTGAGAAAATACTCCTCTTGCGTTCGGCTCTTGCTGGAAAACTGGAAATAACCGGTGCGAAAACTGAAAATGTCGCGATTTATACCGCCAAAAAATTAAAAAATAATAATTTGGAGCCTGCTGACTGGATAACCTTTGCGTGCGGTTTTGCCGTCGAGTGTTTCTTTAAGGATTTCGACCCGAAAGATATACGAAAAACAAAAATCGCCTCCATCGGCCCGGTTACTTCCGATACTCTGAAAAAACACGGCATAAAACCGACTGTCCAGGCAAAACAACATACAATCGACGGTCTGATTGAGGCAATGGAGAAAGTGACAGAGCCGCGACAACTTGTTTAGCCGCCGCCACTTGGGGCGGCGAGTTTAACCCGCCAATACTTTGGCGGGTTTGTTGAAAGTTTTTAAGTTATGATAAATATTTCAAGATTATATCTCGGCATTGAAAGCTCTTCGGATAATATCCGTTACCATTCCAATGGCAACGGCCCTGTTGTTGTTTATAACTGTACTAATAAATGCAGTCAGAACTGTTTGCACTGTTACAGTAAAACCGGATTGGCCGCCAGAGAGCTTGATACGCAGCAGGCAAAGGAACTTTTGAATCAGCTTGCCGAAATTAAATGTCCCGTTGTCCTCTTCAGCGGTGGTGAGCCTCTTGAAAGAGCCGATATATTTGAGCTTCTCGATTTCTCGCACAAACTCGGCCTGCGCACCGTTCTTTCGACGAACGGAAATTTAATAGATTCTAAAGTAGCAGGGGAACTCTTTGACCTCGGCGTAAATTATGTCGGCATTTCAATCGATGGCACAGAAAAAACTCACGACAGTTTCCGCGGCGTCCCCGGCAGTTTTGCAAAAGCCCTGAACGCCGTAAAATTTTGCGAAGCGGTAAATTTGAAAGTCGGCCTGCGTTTTACGATTACAAATCGCAATTTTAATCAGATAGCCGATATATTTTCCCTTGCCCAAAAGCTGAATATTAGAAGAATCTGTTTTTATCATTTAATTTCCGCCGGCCGGGCCGTAAAAAACAATCTCAAATGCACCGCAGAGCAGACAAGACAGGCTTTGGATGATATTCTCGATTGTGCGAAAAAATTTGCCGCAAAAGGCGTAACTGAAGCGCTGACTGTCGGCAATCACGCTGACGGGGCTTTCGTTTTAAATCGCTTAAAGCAGGAAAATTCGCCTTTTTATGAAAAAAGTCTGGAACTGCTCCAAAAATTCGGCGGCAACAAAATCGGCACGAAGATTTTCGCTGTCGATGCATCCGGCAATGTCCATCCCGACCAGTTCTGGCAAAATTTCTCATTGGGAAATATTACAGAAATAAAACTTGCGGAAATTTTCAAAAAATCCTTGAATATATTCAGTGACAAAACAAAATTTGCTCCGGACAGATGCAAAAATTGTCGCTGGCTCAAAATTTGCGGTACTAATATGCGGTTTTTCTCTCTATGTCATTCCCGCGAAGGCGGGAATCCAAAAGTAGACTTGTCCGCCGAAGCTTTAGCGAAGGTGGAATGGATTTTAGAGCCGGATTGTTACTTAAGCGACGAAGAAGTAGAAGGAAAACAAAATGAATTTGCCAGTCAGAATGCGAAGGCTTAGAAACAGCGATTCGATGCGCAGACTTATCAGGGGCGTTAGTCTCTCTGCGGATAATTTTATTTATCCGTTGTTTGTCTGCCCCGGCAATGGAATTAAAAAGCCGATTGAATCGATGACCGATTGTTTCCGTTTTTCGCCGGATAAAATTGCCGACCAGGCAAAAGAAGTTTTCGCACTTGGAATACCTGCTGTTCTGCTCTTCGGCCTGCCTGAAAAAAAGGATTCGAGAGGCTCCGAGGCCTTCAGCGATAACGGAACTGTTCAGCAGGCGATAAGAAATATCAAAAAAGCCGTACCGGATTTGCTTGTTATCACAGATGTATGCCTTTGTGTCTATACCGACACCGGCCATTGCGGCATAATGAAGGATAACAAAATTGATAATGACGCAAGCTGTGAATTGCTTGCCAAAGTTGCAATTTCTCACGCAAAAGCCGGCGCAGATATGGTCGCCCCTTCCGATATGATGGACGGCAGGGTAGGCATAATCAGAAAAACCCTCGATGAAAATGGTTTTACGGATACCGCGATAATGTCTTATTCAGCTAAATACGCCTCTGCATTTTACGGCCCGTTTCGCGATGCCGCCGATTCCGCTCCCGCCTTTGGCGATAGAAAAACTTATCAGATGGACCCCGCCGCATCGGCGAAACAGGCGATGCGTGAAATCGAACTGGACATCGCCGAAGGCGCAGATATCGTTATGGTCAAACCCGCCTTGCCGTATCTCGATATAATTTATCAGGCCAAACAGCGTTTCGATGTCCCCGTTGCCGCCTATCAGGTCAGCGGCGAGTATATGATGATAAACTCCGCAGCGGCCCGCGGTGTTTGCGACAGAAAATCCGCTGCTATGGAATCGCTCCTCGCAATCAAACGTGCCGGCGCCGACATTATTATAACTTACTTCGCAAAAGAAATGACCAAATGGATTTAAAATTTTTAAAAATAATTTTCTCTGTGTCCTCTGTGTTCTCTGCCTACCCGTCCGTAGTCCCTTATGGACGAAGGCGGGTGGCTAAAAAAATATGAACTCTGTGGCAAATATCAAAAAACCAAGAATTGTCGCTTTCGAAGTTACTCGCAGATGTAAAATGAACTGCGTCCACTGCCGCGCCTCTGCCAGGGCTGATTTCCCGGATGACCTTACAACTGCCCAATGCAAAAAAATCATAAAAGCAATCGCCGATTACAATCGCTGCGTCCTGATTTTCACCGGCGGAGAACCTTTCGAACGAGACGATATATTTGAATTAATTGAGTACGCAAATTCCTGCCGATTAGCTGTTTCGCTTGCGACCTGCGGCTATGATTTCGATAAGGAAAGAGCCGAAAGACTGAAAAAGGCAGGCGTTCTTACACTTTCCTTTTCGCTCGATTCTGACAACGCAAAAGAACACGACAATTTCAGGCAAACTTCCGGTGCGTATGCAACCACACTGGCGGCAATCGACATCGCAAAAACCGCTGGCCTGAAATTTCAGATTAATACGACCGTTACGAAACTTAACGCCGACAAATTACCTGCCATCGCCAGACTTTCTGAAAGTTTGGGTGCGTATTGTTTCAATCCCTTTATGCTCGTCCCCGCGGGCCGAGGCAGCGAACTTGCCGATATCTCATTATCTCCGAAAGAGTATGAAAAAGTTCTGCATACCGTTGCCGATTTGAAAGCGGTCAGTCAAATTGATGTTCGTTTTACCTGTGCACCTCGTTTCGCCGTTGTCTCCGGTCGTTTAGCCCCCGCCGCTCGAGGCGGGGTTAAAGTGGGCGGCTGCCTCGCCGCATCTGATTTTGCGTTTATAAGTCACGCCGGCGATGTGCAGACCTGCGGCTTTTTAAAAATTTCCGCAGGAAATATTTTACAAACCGGAGATTTCGCTTCCATCTGGGAAAATTCCGATTTTTTAAATTCGATTCGACAAATGAAATTCGGAGGCAAAGGAGGAAGCGAAGGCGGGTGCGCCAGTTGCAATTTCGTACAAATCTGCGGCGGATGCCGGGCAAGGGCCTATGCCCACTGTGGCGATTATCTCGCCTCCGACCCTTTATGTTGTTTAGCCCCCGCCGCTCGAGGCGGGGCCGGTCATTGCGAGCGGCTCGTCCTTCGTAGCTTTAGCGAAGGACGAAGCGAAGCAATCTCAAGTACCCTTATTGCCGCCCATATCGAAGATGATAAAATTGCTGCCGCGACTGATGCAGTAAATGCTTTACCGGGTGTTTCGCATAATTATTTGAGAAGACATCATTATAACTTGTGGTTTACATTAAAATTGCCCATTTGTCATTTCGACCGGAGTCCCGATTCATCTGGACGTAGTGGAGAAATCTTTTCTATCGAAGAAGTTATCAAAGAACTTTCTGCAAAATTTAAAACTGAATTTCTTTCTTTCCCGTCAACTGTTCGTTATAAACTCGATTCGAACGCGATAAAGAAGCACAACCCGCCTGAAACTTTTAACGCGTTATTATGTTTCCGGGCCGGCGGGGCGGCGGCGGAATATTTGTGCCAGTTGCCGCAGGTAAGTCATTGTTACGAACGGCAGACTCTGACCAATTGGCCATATAATATTTACGCGATGATTCACGAAAAAAGTGTTGAACGAATCGAGCAAATTGTTACGCAGGTCGTCAGCGAATTTAAAATTTCAAAATTTCAAATCCTGCCAACCATTCGGTCGTTGAAAAATTAGATACTAAATCTTATATCTCCGCGAAATCCGTGCAATCCGCGGTTATTTTTTCTTATAAGCTTCCGCCGGGTCGTAGACTTTTTCAGCGATAAATTCCAGTTCCGATGTGCCTTTTTTCAATGCCCTGTAAAAACAGCTTTGAAATCCCACATGGCACTGGCCCTGGTCAACTTCGACTTTCAGGATCAAACAATCCTGGTCGCAGTCGGCAAGGATTTGTTTCACTTTCTGAACGTGTCCGCTTTCCTCGCCTTTTTTCCAGAGCTTCTTTCGGCTCCTGCTGAAAAACACTGCGTTGCCGGTCTGTATCGTCAAATCCAGTGCCTCTTTATTCATATATGCTACCATCAGGATTTGTCCTGTTTTCGAGTCTTGTGAGATAGCCGTAATAAGTCCGTTAGAGTCGAATTTCGGCTCAAAATTAGTTCCAAGTTCAATTTCTTTACTTGCTGACAATTTTTTTTACTCCTTTTAAAGTACAAATTTATCTGCTTGCTGAACAACGTTTTACACGTTATTATGTCCGAACTCAAGTGTTTTTTAAGGATTAAATGAGTAAAAAGACCAAACACATTTCGCACCTTATAAGGATAGTGGTAGCCGTCGCCGCATTATACTTCGCCTTCAGGGGCGAAAGCATAAAGGATATCGTCGGCAATTTCAGCAAATTGAGTATCTTCGTCATCTTCGCATCGATTGCCCTTAACATCGCCGGCCAGCTCGTTTTCGTATTCCGCTGGCTCGTCCTCCTCCGCGCCCAGGGCATCACAATAAAATACTGGTCCGCGTTAAAACTCCACTTTCTCGGCCTCTTCTATAACAATTGTCTGCCCGGCGCCGTAGGCGGAGATGCGCTGCGGGCGTGGTATGTTACTATGCACACCGATAAAAAAATCGAGGCCGCGCTGAGC carries:
- the ccsA gene encoding cytochrome c biogenesis protein CcsA; amino-acid sequence: MDRLKQLCLLTGIIMLMSLAAFSIIGAVMGADWSRSFFTSPAGGSLWITVGLLIVAGLFQFGIIYKAKWPLIVYLGVLLVLAGSFGRCNCTVFIGFVLGCIGLFGLFRIKPSVMDIVIAVLLFLAIVFIFYFRIVPRHSQLKSIFFVPHVFAYLLSYVFMARAAFFAVSQLFGKTPQSETSAYRFVCMGFPLMTAGLVLGSVWAASAWGDWWSWDPKEMFSLAVWLVFAAFLHFRYLYRQRFLRLNSIWIIIGFILIILCFLWVNFSKIFAGLHSYTS
- a CDS encoding DNA-directed RNA polymerase subunit alpha C-terminal domain-containing protein, which codes for MSVVSQPKIDLFVAETITINDIISVSEFVNSSERNKIAFAEKTEEELSKPGRKNYLALGAALAMVGKCREAIEIFEKADDSKEKFLELAFCLRKTGQYDKAIESLDKAAKAGVDALAVNCAKAAVYRVKGDFENAAKALKACENYQKASALYHYTLGRHLQREGDYDKAIENYKTAVEIDPLYSKALFHLAFLLDLRGNDEAAMDYYKQLVNNGTPYVSALLNLAVLHEDADQYDKAIKCVEQVLKYHPNNPRALLFKKDINSSETMLYDEEIEKNKDQQTKILETPISDFELSVRSRNCLKKMDINTLGDLLRITETELLAYKNFGETSLTEIKHMLESRGLRLGMASEGKFPDEMQLVAGMQQQEADDDIDNENLSRSMDEFELSVRARNCLANLNIRTIGDLVSKTEAELLGVKNFGATSLVEINKILDSLGISLRKID
- a CDS encoding SpoIID/LytB domain-containing protein, with the protein product MINYSAMQPRIKIFRNIAILCTGLSVLLGGCVAEPQGSEPVITQSPSLSSVRVLLDDSAQKIQFKIDDEYEIVNYDTMEIFKAEGTACVIEPATDSNGIWAGQQLFKTKHLIIQPKHNQPFAINDNQKYRGGLELIINSGSRTMTVINNVSMETYLAGVVASEMPSYWEMEALKAQAIAARTYCLYIKTKFGKNRNWDVKTTQANQVYKGVNAETVRTNDAVNSTCGMVLCCQQESGDCEPFPAYYSSACGGHTEDSENVFGDKFESLKGVNCAYCRTTTRPSLFYWPDVKFDKKTVSDNILERYPSLKELGTIEKIEAVKKSEYENKFTRITSVKLTGSTGKTGFLRAEDLRLAIDSSGTKIQSACCTIVSLDKEFLFVAGKGFGHGVGLCQYGAREMARQGNTAEQILSFYYPDNRIKTLY
- the hemB gene encoding porphobilinogen synthase → MNLPVRMRRLRNSDSMRRLIRGVSLSADNFIYPLFVCPGNGIKKPIESMTDCFRFSPDKIADQAKEVFALGIPAVLLFGLPEKKDSRGSEAFSDNGTVQQAIRNIKKAVPDLLVITDVCLCVYTDTGHCGIMKDNKIDNDASCELLAKVAISHAKAGADMVAPSDMMDGRVGIIRKTLDENGFTDTAIMSYSAKYASAFYGPFRDAADSAPAFGDRKTYQMDPAASAKQAMREIELDIAEGADIVMVKPALPYLDIIYQAKQRFDVPVAAYQVSGEYMMINSAAARGVCDRKSAAMESLLAIKRAGADIIITYFAKEMTKWI
- the cobA gene encoding uroporphyrinogen-III C-methyltransferase, whose protein sequence is MANGKVYIVGAGPGGSGLISVRGSELLRRADCVLYDRLIGEELLNLVPKKAETIYVGKEHKNSIKQKDINKLIIEKARVYKTIVRLKGGDALIFGRATEELKCLADNKIDFEIIPGITAASAAAACAGVVLTDRNTASSVTFITGHTADGREVNIDFKSLVKLKGTIVFYMAVGNLNRICKGLIKAGLAANTNTVVVANASLANQRIVKGTVSDIAEKCAENRIEPPAIVIIGKNCFPWLADKPLFGKKVLMTRDSAGNADFACKLTARGATAVSRPTFEIQDFTGKKDFKRVVEKIKNFDWVFFTSPTGVKLFFNALERLNKDAGVFASAKIACIGSETAGALEDFGIKADFVPKKFTSNDLAKEFIKKYKPSGEKILLLRSALAGKLEITGAKTENVAIYTAKKLKNNNLEPADWITFACGFAVECFFKDFDPKDIRKTKIASIGPVTSDTLKKHGIKPTVQAKQHTIDGLIEAMEKVTEPRQLV
- a CDS encoding radical SAM protein: MINISRLYLGIESSSDNIRYHSNGNGPVVVYNCTNKCSQNCLHCYSKTGLAARELDTQQAKELLNQLAEIKCPVVLFSGGEPLERADIFELLDFSHKLGLRTVLSTNGNLIDSKVAGELFDLGVNYVGISIDGTEKTHDSFRGVPGSFAKALNAVKFCEAVNLKVGLRFTITNRNFNQIADIFSLAQKLNIRRICFYHLISAGRAVKNNLKCTAEQTRQALDDILDCAKKFAAKGVTEALTVGNHADGAFVLNRLKQENSPFYEKSLELLQKFGGNKIGTKIFAVDASGNVHPDQFWQNFSLGNITEIKLAEIFKKSLNIFSDKTKFAPDRCKNCRWLKICGTNMRFFSLCHSREGGNPKVDLSAEALAKVEWILEPDCYLSDEEVEGKQNEFASQNAKA
- the hemC gene encoding hydroxymethylbilane synthase, yielding MNMIRIATRSSCLALIQAQIVVEAISKHKPGIDFEIVEIKSQGDIDKKSPLWKLSETGFFTAAVENALCENKADIAVHSYKDLPISETSGLVTAAVLDRRFCQDCLIGKGKIKSLNDLPKGAKIGTSSLRRKAQLLHKRPDLICEPIRGNVHTRINQVEKGQFDGTVLAYAGIERLGLTEKISLCFDPIDFIPAPAQGALAVQAKAGDNEILKLLAEIDDKISRITSDAERLVWHHLKAGCHAPAGVFAQITGDNMTIYAFVADENGRKFINRKKQGHVKSAKKIAQDLASELLNSGAGELLKNG
- the hemA gene encoding glutamyl-tRNA reductase, which gives rise to MNIVFQGVDFRNCPADAAGKLALDLQRQKNFLHSCRRFPEISDAIVLNTCNRLEFYFYAKKQFDISAFVDDFISHDLWNEHKQTLYGLDAAGHLFNVAAGLESQIIGENEIFSQLKSAYSFALRCDSVKFMFHRLLHSSFRVAKAVRTHTDINTGALSVAQASVELAAGNFSACGEFVESIGKMKVLVIGSGSNAELIVKHLIRKNVADITVAARNKEAGVRLIEKTSAGKFLQLNELKSCLPDIDIVFTAAASQKPLITAETLDKNRAKPLIVIDLSVPPNAEPEVVEIDNIKLFNIDSLNEIIDSNNRKRRTEIPKAKAIIDEHLQLFSRWLEDSKVAVR